From Cheilinus undulatus linkage group 15, ASM1832078v1, whole genome shotgun sequence:
GTTCAGATCAACAGGCAGAAAAGTTCTCTGTAACAAaatgcagaaacacaaacaactgacattaGTCAAAGACATTAAAACAGCTCAAATTAAATTCAGGTTTCAGACAACAAAGTGTGAGAACAGGAACTCTATaaacacaataataataataatgataatgtgaaGTTTCCATTCTTTCTGAGCCCACTCAAACACATTCAGGAAACATAACCCATCTATGATAAATAAACACGCATCTATAACCCAGATCTACTCCAGATCTACTCCAGAGAACAGCAGCGGCTGGACCTTTATATTTCTGTTCTGTTGCAGTAGAGAAGGAAAACACACCTGCAGGCAGCAGGGGATTAATGTGTGTCACAAACCGCTAGGGCAGCCATCCCCAAACAGCGGCCCGCGGGCCACTTCTGGCCCcccagcaggtgtcatctggcccgtgagacatttgggaaaaaagatggaaattttaaaagaatgttttcatttttaatatttacccTTTTAGGTTTTTCAAATAcaagttttcactcatttatcatgATCTTTCTATAACTGTAGCAAGGAAAGGATGTAATATGATGTGATAAATGAGTTATATATGGTACTTTGAATTCTTTTTAGAGCAGGAGGAGCATTATAAAAAGACGCACAGCAGACTGCTTCATCACCtcaactctgcaaacatgctgcccaaaaagaggctgatacagactgcatgactTTTAAGAATAAAGGAGCAGTATTTGTTTTCTCTAATTTAACATTGATCCTTTTTTAAAAGACGAAGAATTTTACCACCATCCGCAGCTGCACAGACTCTCATAAAGTCCAGCCCTGCCTGcacctctgactagttttctgcatctcagacCTTAACaaatgtcagaggtttttgccttgtaaaaccaaacatctATCCCTGTgagggattaaaacagctgctctaaGGATAGCAAACAGTTTCCCTGTGTAATAGTCCGTCAGCcccaaacacagacatcatATCTCGTTTTGGTGATTCAGTTcaatgtcagcctgatttaatccctcattatgAATAATCTGTAAAGCCAAACTAATATCagctacatttatttacatacagtaAAATTTTACGTCAACAAGAtgtgcaattatggtcttgatcacttacaTTAAATGGGACATCGTTAATAAATACGCGTATTTGACTCCAGGTCTCatcaaaattggtaaaaattcttctcataatgataaaacaaattgtttataaatgaaaatgtaatccTAACCTGGACACAGGTTAGGATTACCCACAGACACATCCAAGAAattttaatggttaaaaaatttttaaaaaactaaaaaaatccaTGTCTGGCACTCAGCTTTCTGTCCTCGAAAATTTTTGGCCCCCAGATGAAACTAATTGGGGAACCCAGGTTGTGTGAAAGAGAGCATCCTTGCCTGTCGTTCAGTTAAACACGGCCCCCAACATCAGATCATAGTTTCTTCTAACTGGCCTACTGGTAGgagctctgcagatttcctccagtataaaaatgtgaacttaactATGAACAGTGTTGGGAGTAACAAGTTAGTAAGTAACGCGTTAAAGTAACTCTGttactttttatggtaactagTGCTGTAACgcgtttcttttttaaattaataacgCTGTTACAGTTACTGGAAATTTAAATCACACGTTACTCGTTACTTTTACAGCCAACAACTCATTGATAAAGGTTAGTAAACATGCGGTTCAGCAGATGATGTGCGGAGCGGTTAGCACATCCTGGGAGAGCAAACAGCCTCGGCAGAAACACTCAAACAAACAGGACCTGAAGCGTGCACACATAATGGGTGAGCACTCCAGCGTGAGCTCTGTCTTGGAAATACAAGCAACACTTTTCCCTCCTCAAAATAAATGACAAGAAAGAACATGGAAGTAAACCTTTCCACCTCCAAGAACAGTAATTTTAACTTCACGAAGTGCCGAGTTAAACAGCACGCTTCAGCTAAACTAGTTTCCAGATGCTACAAACACtgctaacccaggtacagctcaCGTTAGTACAGCAGACCAAGCAAGGAGGAGCCACTCCATGCAAACAACCAAGGCTGCATTTAATTCACCACCAGCTGCAAAGTGTGTCACTAAGGAAGCACTAAACAGATGGAAAGCAAAGTATGTTGTTGAAGACACGCTTCATGTATATCTTGTACAGTCCACTGCCTTCAgagaaataacaagaaaaaaagagaagacgAGGGATAGGACCGCCACGTAGAAAGATATTTAGAGAGCAGCTGGGATTTAATCTTTACTCTGTCGgttgaatatatatatttgagACTTCTTAAACAGTCTAAAATGCTTTAACTCTGTCAAaagttgagaaacatttctactgttCTACTGTTACACCACTTTCCAACATAATGACAATTGCTGCAATGTTATATGAAATCAttgttatttcctctcacactgccacAACAACACAAGTGAATGCGATGTGTACAATGAGgattgatgtaaaaaaaaaaggaacttctgagttacttttcaaagtaactagttacttttacaaagcagcaactcagttactaactcagttactttttctggcagtaactagtaactgtaactagttactgtTTTTCAAtaacttgcccaacactggTTCTGAGATACATGGTGTCTCAGAtaaacggtctgcagccagacccttctccaaacagctgatgtctttgttgtttttttattataccAGCTAAGTAAATTATTTTTAGAATAAACCagttacatttttgcaaacagaTTCACTGTTTGTAAAGTTACATTTTGAATTAACAGCGCTCACCTCTGGTTAATAGTTACTTTGTCTCTAAGCTTTGCTCTGCTGATGGTATGGTACATAAGTCTCCACCTACCTCCTCATAAATGCGATTGAGTTTTTCTCCACAGTTTTGGTAGTAAAGTCTGGTGTTGGTGTCACTGAAGCCCAGCAGAGCCATGCAGCCCCTGGGTTTTAAAACCCGACTCGCCTCGGCCAGGAACCTCGACTGATCAAACCAGTGGGCTGCAGATGCTGCTGTCAGCAGGTCAACAGAGCCGTCAGGAAAAGGAAGCTCCTCTGCAGTCCCCTTCCTGCAGGGTCATCAGACAGGTCACTCTAGTCATCATGCAATGATCTCTATCACTCTAAAGCTGCTGTGAGTGCAGAGAAACTCAAACCCTCCTACCTGTATGTAATGTTTGGGTGTCCTGGCACACTTCTAGCCTCCTCCAGCTGACACTCACTGATGTCGATGCCCACCACTTCCTGGAAATGTGGAGCCAGAAGGCGGGAATTCTGACCTGTGCCACATCCGAGATCAACTGCCAGCACATGGGGCTGTCCCTTCTGAGGATTGCAGCAGAAACCAGCACTTGTAAAGATGTTGAAGATGTCAGGGTGCATCAATTAAAATGCtacaatgaatgaaatgaatgaaaacagaatgagcaTGTTGTGTTTAGTCACAGCATACCTTTTTATCTAGGTACTGAAGAATAATGTTCTTGACCTCATCTGGAGGAGTAAAGCGGTACTGTTGGTAGATAGAGGCATGCTCCTTCCCTTCAAACAGCCGGTACGTCATGGTGTTTATCGTTACTCttctatttttcttcttctgccttCTCTGACCTCTGCTCCAGAAACTAAACGCTCCCCTTTGTCCTCCTGTATCGTTTTTCTGTCAGGTTTACCTTTGTTGCATTTAGCCCCGTTCACCTTAATGATGTTTCATCTTCTTATCTTCCGGCTGTTTCCTTCCTCagagctgttttctgtctgaacTCTCCTGAGCGCTGCACTCCTGCCTGCACCACTGGACCCTGGACCCACTTTCGCAAGTGTAGATTTTCACTCTAAGACTCACAGTGTAAATCAAACAACAGCCAAATATCAGCTTAAACTTACAACCTTAAGATAAAGGCAACAAGAATCAAATCAAGACACACTTTTCCATGAAGATTGCTCTAGCCAGTTCAAAGCCGTCTTTCATGCCGGGAGTCTTTACAACTCAGCTGCAGATTAGTTGACAATATGTAACAGAGGCTGGGCCTCCAGCTTAACCCCTTCACGGCCAGAGACTTCCACTGAGTGCATTGTAACAGCATGATAGTAGCAAAGTAATGAAGCTTAGCGCAAGTTTAAGAAGTAAGACTGCTTCATTTCCATTCACCCTTTCATTCATTAGTAACCACTTGCTCACCTGTCCCCCCTTTCATTGCACTGTTCCTGCTCTAGTAATCATCAATGGGCTTCTACTCACTTAAGCTCTGAGCCAATCCCCTTAAGCCATGACTTTTCTCAATCAAATCATCCTGCAGCCGTCATATTTTAAAACCTGTTCTCTTTCCTTCACAGTCAGTCTGTCATTTCAGTGCGatcgctgcaaccctcctccccagccacctccactACATCTCATCATTGTCCAGGTCAAGCTCCGCCATGCGTCCTACATCCTTTCAACTCTACTTCTAATtatctcatcagtgtctgggtCAAGCTCTTTCAAAATCTGTCCTCAGAAGTCTCTTACTCATCTTATCTTACTGGTTTAAAGTCAGTGCAAAGCaatcaaaatatatatttaatatttttatcgAACTGAGGTCTGGTATTAAAAGGTAACCTTAAAGATTAAGCTCTATTCTGTGCTATGGGATGCTGTGGACTCTGAATGCGCTAGAACGGGACTGAAGCGGCTCTGTCATCTCTCAAAACCTGCTATGACCCGACAATGGAGGGTTCATGTGGCTGCTCTAAAGATTAAGGCCTGGCCAGCACTACATGTTTGAGCTACGAGTACCAGAACAAATTTCTTATCATTGATCCATATGGAATTTATACAGACAGACAGGGCTGTTCTTGatatttgtgcccattcattctgtagagcatttatcaggtcagacactgatgttgggctcacaatctctgttccagttgatcccaaaggtgctggatgagGTTGAGGTCAAGGTTCCATGTCGGCCAGTCAAgccaccaaactcatcaaaccatgtctttatagtactttctttgtgcacttgggcacagtcatgttggaatagaaaagggcctttccAAAcggttgccacaaagttggagccccaacattgtccaaaatgtcttggtatgctgaagcattaagattggccctCACTGGAGATATGGGGCCTAgcctaaaccctgaaaaaaacagcCCCGTTCTTGAGCAGTCAGGCATGTACCGTTCTGCACCCCTTCAAACCTAAACTTGTCTAtgtgactgccaaacagagaagctcgattcatcactccagagaatatGTCTCCACAGCTCCCCAGTCCAGTATCGGTGTGCTTTGccgtagtggttctcaactagtccAGCCCAACAAATCCACAATGTGGACTGTGGCCTAAATTTCCAAAAGTAGTGAATTTaatgtaatgaaaaatgttagATTGGACCTTGGATGGAAGAAAAGAGGCCAAAACTTGAAGAGGAAATGCATGcaattatttcatttcagtttgttgtgctttaaaatgtaaatatggtGGTTTTTAAAGTTCTGCAGAAATTCAGACATTATCTTTGGAAAACCAACTTTCTTGAAGATATTTCCATATAAAGTAAGTGGGTATGTAAGTCAAGATGTGAAGAAAATAACCAGAATTGACTCCTTGCCcagcaaaacagagtaaattaAGTATATGGATACATCAGCCAAGGCCTCTGGATATTTTGctgttatcatttttttccaggaaCCCACTGAAGACAGCCCCACGACTCACATTTaagtcctgacccaccagttgtgAACCACTGCTTTACGCCACTCCATCAGAAgtttggcattggacttgatgaTATGAGGCTTGCCTGCAGCTGTTGTTCCTAAAAACACTTTCACTTTCCAATAATACAACTActgcagggatgaaatttcacgaaccgtctcattgcaaaggtggcatccatcatgGCATATGCTTGtggtcactgagctctttagaaAGATCCATTCTGAGTCCCAGagggagactgcatggctaggtgcttgatttgaaACACCTGTGACAATGTATCTGATTAAAATACACCTGAATTCACAACACTGTATGAACTTTATTCCTATACTGTGTGGTCCCTAGCTTCCTTTTCCAAATCTGGGAGGCCATTCAGCCTGATTTTGAAGGTAAAGGTCACCTTCAATGTAAAGTACAACACtggcttaaaaataaaagcctgtttGTGTAGGGGGTCAGTGATTTCTTTGTCAAATCCTAATTGTACTGCTGGGTGTTTGCCAACATTTGTTGTTCGTTCTCTTGACCATTTGCTAGACTggaaaaacatctttgttttggtttggtaTCTAAGGTGCCCCTCTAGGGTAACAAAGCATGTTTAATTGCACTCCAGGGATGGTGGAGATAATGACCTGTTGACCACATGCAACTTAATGATTCTCCATTATCATCCTTTGTAAAGTACAGTATACAGTATCCCATCCCTGGGGCTCTCATTAGTCTGAACATCATCAAGCATTGCATCAGAGGCACTGTGCTGAACACATACCTTTCACATctgatgtttgatattttttctttcattaaaactTATTCATGCAGAGACTCATTACCAAAGTTGTTAATGTCTAACTTCTAGACAAGACACATGAGGTGTGTAATGGCTGTGAGACAGtctttttttagatgtatttctAGCTGTTAAAACTCACTGACTTACTGAGCAGGCCTCAGAAatcaaaaaaggataaacaCTCTCTGAAATAAAGAGCATTTAGTGTAACTTACATGAGACTTTTTTCAGCACTACAGAAAATAAATGCCATTTAGAGGGGTCTAAATGGACTAAATGCcttgaaaaatgtgtttgttttttttctgagaagAAACGGAgattatttttggtcttttaatCCTATCAGGAAACTAcattatttttaacactttattcaTAATTTTCAGCTTAACATAATAGTGTcatacagtgccaataaaaagaaTTATGTTTTACtctgactatgattgattttataataaaaatgtgacttttttgatgaaaatgaaataaaacacctttaatgtaaaagtgaaaacagatttctagaaatgaatgcaaaacaaaaatatgtaatataaaataagtgactgcataaatatttaccccctttagTGACTGccctaatttaacagaggtctagccaactggtgcttgtagtctcacaAGAGTGTTAAAACAACTGTACACTTaacactggttaatcagtgttcctggctaccattacaccatgagcacacaagaacactccaagcaactcagagaaaagtttattaaaaagtttaaacCAGGTGGatacaaagaaaaatccaaggcactgaacatccccccgAGTTCAGTCCTGAAACTGCCGTTTTTGAAGGATACTACGTCATCGATTGCTGTTGGAGGACTGTGCCAAAGTTGAGGATCCTCAAAAATTTTCCAAGTactgagtccttcaaacagagaatttaCAAGGATGCACATGTGTGTTCTCCGCTcgcaggaattacccacaatccaatgtGCAACGTTTTCCGTctcttaaaaataaattgcaTAATATCAGGAGAAAGCCAGGTCGTAGCGCActcaatacacttttaaatgttctgtttcCACCATGAAAatgttatcatcattattttataTCATCAAAGTAAAGCCGGATGGGTAAAAGTAGCGCCATATAATATGATTATATTATAtgattatattatataattaaaataaatgaccaATATGATTATATGatcatattattatatatatagaTTATGATTATATGATGATGTGATAGCTTATTAGACGGCGCAGGGTAAAACTTGTAAAAGTTGTTGTTAGTACCCCTCCTACTTTGATATCTGTCGCGTATATGGGTGCAACACGTCCTATGACGTTATCACGCACATTCGCTagcctgttccaaatgtgtgttcaagAGTTGCCAGGGAGGACTCTGGTCTGACTCGGGACTTTGAGAAAAAGCTTATGTTTGGcgaacaccaaacactgcacatcaacacaaacacagcatccccactgtgaagcatggtggtggcagcatcacactgtggggatgcttcctgGCAGCCAtccctggaaagcttgtaaagtaGACGGTAAAATGAATGTCTGATTGAACAGTCAGGAGCAGGTCGTCAGGCCATGGCTGTAAACTAAACAAGGAACGACGTACAACAAGGCTGAAAGTTGGTCCGACTTCCATTTCAGTAATGTGACTCAAAATTCATCTCTAAATCAGCTGAAAATCGCACAGTATGCACCTGTTTTAAGAATATTGATCATTCAGTGTCTTCTTGAGAAGCTTTAAAGTCTCTAGAACCAGAAAAGGGTTTTATTGCAAGTCTCACATACAAGGAGTTTGACCTGGTGTTTGGTGCAAAACAAGTAGCGTAACAACATTCCTGAATTCCCCACAGGAATGCTGAGACCACTGTGGTGACATAATCAGGTTTGAACAGGTATAAGGTCTGTCAGTTCCTCCTGTGAAAGCAGACGAGGTTAGCTGTCATGAAAGAaagcacacacagacagaagGACACCATGTAGGAGCAGAGGGTTGAAAGTGAGGGGATTTTACAGACTTAGTTACGTCACTAAGATTCTGTAGTTGATCCTTTttggatttttactttttaactgttGATGCCTGTTCTTTGTGATTCTGTGTTTGCCTCCATCTGTTATCACTGTTATCTAATGCTCTTTATACTGTATAACGTCACTGCTCCAGTCAATGAGTTTCATCTGCATGGTTAAAGTTAACAGGATCCAGCTGTAAAGATTGTTATTCATCAAACCCACTTTACAGCTCTGTAGAGTTGAATGGAAAACAGCACTAacccccctttttttaacctcacCATGTTTATTAACATCGGCAACTACCGCTACCCCACATTTATCTTGTGCTTCCTGTTATTTGCTTTCATCATTTCAGCCAATCTTGTCATTATTGTGGTCATAACACTTGAGAAGACTTTACACCAGCCTATGTATATCTTTAtcctgtgtttgtctgttaaCTCTGTGTACGGCTCCACCGGCTTCTTCATCAGATTCCTGAGAGACCTCCTGTCTGACAGCCACCTGATTCCACGAGCAGCCTGTTTGACTCAGGTCTATGTCATTTACACCTATGCTTCCTATGAGCTCACGCTCTTAGGGATTATGGCGTATGATCGCTATATTGCCATATGTCAGCCGTTACATTACCACACCAAAGTCACCACTAAGATGATCGCCATTTTGGTTTCTGTTGCATGGATCTATCCTGCTATTTCTGTCTTTGCTTGTGTGTATTTGGCCTCTAGACTTCCGTTATGTGGAAATAAGATACCAAAGGTGTTCTGTGCAAACTGGCCCATTGTGAAGCTGTCATGTATCTCTACAGCTCTGAATAACCTTGTTGGCATGCTTGTGTCAGTAACCACGGTCTTCTGTCCCCTGGCGTTTGTCTTGTACACATACACCAGAATTATCCTCCTCTGTAGAAATCAATCCTCAGAGTTTAAGAGTAAAGTCATCCAGAGCTGTCTGCCACACATCATCACGTTTGTCAATTATTCCATCACTGTGTTTTGTGATGTTGCCCTCAGCAGAGTGGATCTAGAGGAGCTGAATCCGTTTCTTGCTGTTATTTTATCCCTGGAGTTCGTGGTGATTCCTCCTATTTTGAATCCTCTCGTCTACGGCCTGAAGTTACCAGAGATTAGAAAAGTCATTCTAAGGATGGTTTCATGCTCAAAAGCCAGGATAAAACATATTGAATCTTAAATATGAAGGCCATTTTGACATGTTAGTGGTCTTGGGCTTCTTTCATCATGACTCGGATTTTTGGAAAGCAGTGTGTGTAGCACTTAGGGGTCCACGATCAGACCGGTGTGATTTCATCATGCACTGGTTTTGTCACATcactgcatgaaaacaaagccacattttacattgcaatcactttgtgtggaaagcatgatctttaagctttctttcagtttttgtttattgtcaGTAGACcgagtaaaacaggaaatatgatcattttaatttgatatgaaAATTAATGCTACACATAGAgtacagtggaccatgctgtacaCGATTGGccctggtatttttttttaacaatttcagcatattgtaatttctttttaaaaatgacaatatattgttttaataaCAATTTTGAAGGCCCTATATCTTAAAAAGTAaactaaactttaaaaagtatagttttcattttataaagttaaaGTAGTGCTGAAaagattataccaaacatgagcatggtaaacattttttgggtggtttattttgtcaaaaggaaattaacaaaatggcaaaatagccagtggacctctaagggttcATATTAAACAGAATTCAAATGAATTTTCACATGATGACTCGGCTTTCAGTTTGAACTTTAATAATTTTACAgtgaatattaaacatgtttaatctCACTATAAAAGTATTTAAGTTCAGTtatgtatatacatatttaacattttattatatTTGATAACTTTTTCTGTTATAACGATACATGCAAGCTTTCTGTATAATCTCTCTCTATATAAACACATAAATCTATATATTTGtgtgtatatacatatatgtgtTTGTTTCATTAAGCATGTTTTGTATAAACTACAGATGTATAAATACATTATTAAACGTGTTTTCTTACCCTTTATTAGCACCGTTTTAAATATTCATGATTCCAAAcataaatggacagaaaaggaAGTCACTGAGAAAACTTGCTTTGTctaatttgatgaaaaaaaaaaacacttttattgaATACGTCTTGACTAAAGATACCTTGAGTCTTAACAAGAAACAATttcattaaagtgtttttactttttacaaatgttacattcatgtttttttctttctgctttcaTTGGATGGATTATTAAATATTGTGCAATATCATTTTCTAATATAACTATTTTGatgtcctttttctctcttccatAATTTTGTCTGATAGATTTAAATACAAGAAAAGACTTGAGGAAGGGTGCAAATTCAGCTCAACTGGTAGAGGTGCTcatatacagaggctgtagtcctcagtGCACTGGTTGTAGGATTGATTCCTAGTCTTGACAGGAAACATGTATATATtttcatcatgaaaaataataataaaaatgcatgtataataataatacatacatacatacatacatacataaaactaaattaaacccATTGTTAAGACAGCAATACATACTGGAGGCCTCTAGCAGAGATTTTCAGAAGGATAACTGTTGGGAAGTTTCATACCAACTTCCAACCCCTTACAGAACTTTAAAAGATAAACCTCAGgcccttttttaaatcttcagcATATTGGTTTAACAATGATGACAACACTTTGAGGAcattcagatatttaaaatgatttcagcTCTAAGGGTGTAATTTTTTGGGTGCAACTGTATGATCTTTTCACAATAAATGTACACGTTTGATGGACTTCTAAATATACCTTTTTATTGAGGACAGCATTAAAATAATACATATAACTGCCTCATATAGGGAGCATGTTTTTGGACCCTGCACGTTTGGGCAAAACCTCAGATAGAATAAactgtttcagctctgcccTGGTAGTGAGCTGTTGTAAGTGTTTACCCCACTTCAACACTCAGTAACTCCTCCTGATATTGTAGTTTAGATATGTTTTATGTTAGGTTTCTAGCAAACTCTGTTTTCTAGTTTCCTTCCAATAAATTTACTTCCATTTAAAACTGCAGGGAAGATTCAAAATCTAGAGAGTAAACCAGCATTCTCAGCTTTATTTCTCCACAGTACTGTGCTCATAATCAGATGAATAGCACCCCCTGCTGGCAGACCAGGTCTACATACATGCAATAGTTCATCTTTCATTCTCACCTCACAGCAACATCAATAGGTTTCACAAAGTATGCCaa
This genomic window contains:
- the LOC121522597 gene encoding olfactory receptor 6N2-like, translated to MENSTNPPFFNLTMFINIGNYRYPTFILCFLLFAFIISANLVIIVVITLEKTLHQPMYIFILCLSVNSVYGSTGFFIRFLRDLLSDSHLIPRAACLTQVYVIYTYASYELTLLGIMAYDRYIAICQPLHYHTKVTTKMIAILVSVAWIYPAISVFACVYLASRLPLCGNKIPKVFCANWPIVKLSCISTALNNLVGMLVSVTTVFCPLAFVLYTYTRIILLCRNQSSEFKSKVIQSCLPHIITFVNYSITVFCDVALSRVDLEELNPFLAVILSLEFVVIPPILNPLVYGLKLPEIRKVILRMVSCSKARIKHIES
- the zgc:162396 gene encoding putative methyltransferase DDB_G0268948, whose product is MTYRLFEGKEHASIYQQYRFTPPDEVKNIILQYLDKKKGQPHVLAVDLGCGTGQNSRLLAPHFQEVVGIDISECQLEEARSVPGHPNITYRKGTAEELPFPDGSVDLLTAASAAHWFDQSRFLAEASRVLKPRGCMALLGFSDTNTRLYYQNCGEKLNRIYEEVKQELMPYTTNPVCVSEGKLEELYTAIPFPDKERIECIRVKTSISVKNMMGFIESFSMFQAYQKKDPQRARGLLLNTQKRFLEEMGVTSPDTEMGQELGYFCVLASKPQ